In the Sebastes fasciatus isolate fSebFas1 chromosome 20, fSebFas1.pri, whole genome shotgun sequence genome, one interval contains:
- the sgca gene encoding alpha-sarcoglycan gives MAGCGSWLFFITVCAVTLFEADAEIKVTIPVGKLFTYEVLRETFQNDFEPLSKLYAGRLYDDPMIFKCNRQSFPDLPEWLRFTHRHPYDNGFLYGTPMSPGKSIIEIYAINKRSYEAARHILVIKATAEKMLPYQAEFFLKLREIEKVLPSAVQDEIKQDLQKMWDTEALEIVNITNALDRGGRVPLPLAGHFEGVYVKVGSEQYFSDCLLRVMTPEHEKQCTEGGKVKVPGGCNFCSIPSNCITWCKTELFDLTKQEPAPPAPTMGSGILEDGGEFDPPESPPSRDFFPDYIVTVIVPLILAIILCILLAYIMFGRREGVTKRNARTNQIQLYHHHTILGNTDELRNMAGDRGAPPPLSTLPMFNSRTGDRAAPMHSDSIPLIMAQHDPYSDTLPRK, from the exons ATGGCAGGCTGCGGGAGCTGGCTCTTCTTTATAACAG TTTGTGCTGTCACTTTGTTTGAGGCCGATGCAGAGATCAAAGTTACCATTCCTGTGGGGAAGTTATTTACATATGAGGTGCTGAGAGAGACTTTCCAGAATGACTTTGAGCCTTTGTCAAAACTCTACG CTGGCCGCTTGTACGATGACCCCATGATTTTCAAGTGCAACAGGCAGAGTTTCCCAGACCTCCCAGAGTGGCTTCGCTTCACCCACAGGCACCCCTACGATAATGGCTTCCTCTACGGCACGCCAATGTCTCCAGGAAAAAGTATAATTGAG ATCTACGCCATCAACAAGCGGAGCTATGAAGCAGCCAGACACATACTCGTAATCAAAGCCACTGCAG AGAAGATGCTGCCCTATCAAGCAGAGTTCTTCCTCAAACTGAGGGAGATTGAGAAGGTGCTGCCCTCTGCTGTTCAGGATGAGATAAAGCAGGATTTACAGAAAATGTGGGACACTGAGGCCTTGGAAATAGTCAATATTACTAATGCCCTCGACCGTGGCGGCAGAGTCCCCCTCCCTCTTGCAGGACACTTTGAAGG TGTGTATGTGAAGGTGGGGTCGGAGCAGTATTTCTCAGATTGTCTCCTGAGGGTGATGACTCCAGAGCATGAAAAGCAGTGCACAGAGGGCGGCAAGGTCAAAGTCCCCGGAGGATGTAACTTCTGCAGCATTCCCAGCAACTGTATCACCTGGTGCAAGACGGAGCTG TTTGATCTGACGAAGCAGGAGCCGGCTCCACCTGCTCCCACGATGGGTTCAGGGATCCTGGAGGACGGCGGTGAGTTCGACCCTCCAGAGTCTCCCCCGAGCAGAGACTTCTTCCCGGACTACATCGTGACTGTGATCGTGCCCCTGATCCTCGCCATCATCCTGTGTATCCTGCTGGCCTACATCATGTTCGGCAGACGAGAGGGAGT TACGAAAAGGAATGCAAGAACAAACCA GATTCAGCTGTACCACCACCACACCATTCTCGGCAACACGGATGAGCTGAGGAACATGGCTGGAGACCGGGGTGCTCCTCCACCTCTGTCCACACTGCCCATGTTCAACAGCCGGACGGGAGACAGGGCTGCACCGAT